The following proteins come from a genomic window of Corynebacterium falsenii:
- a CDS encoding NUDIX hydrolase: MSKDESTGDGQRRRRRRRSNKNAKNNANNNSKSNAKDSAKNNSTGSSRSNSRSHSRSTSRSNARSNSRPNSRSNQRPNSRRHTNASSRSGSNQAAVSVSGPNARRSPARSLSHFDKDSDLPTSIETSAGGLVLSGLAEAVQPDGSVDLSTIYVALIGRLDRRGRLLWSMPKGHIEPDESQHATAEREVWEETGIAGEVIGDLGTIDYWFVSEGIRIHKTVHHHLLRYVDGDLNDEDPEVTEVHWLPVNQLMERLAYADERRLARQAFDSLPDYARAEAVAGRFTPR; encoded by the coding sequence ATGAGTAAGGACGAAAGCACCGGAGACGGACAGCGCCGTCGTCGGCGCCGTCGGTCCAACAAAAACGCGAAGAATAACGCAAACAACAACTCGAAGAGCAACGCAAAAGACAGCGCCAAGAACAATTCCACGGGCTCGTCCCGCTCCAACTCCCGCTCTCACTCGCGTTCCACTTCCCGCTCGAACGCCCGCTCGAACTCTCGGCCCAACTCGCGGTCCAACCAGCGCCCCAACTCCCGCCGCCACACCAATGCGTCCTCGCGGTCGGGCAGCAACCAGGCAGCCGTCTCCGTATCCGGGCCGAATGCCCGGCGCTCCCCGGCGCGGTCACTGTCCCACTTCGACAAAGACTCGGACCTGCCCACCAGCATCGAAACATCCGCCGGAGGCTTGGTCCTTTCGGGCCTCGCGGAGGCTGTGCAGCCGGACGGTTCGGTGGATCTTTCCACCATCTATGTGGCCCTCATCGGCCGCCTGGATCGCCGCGGGCGCCTGCTGTGGTCCATGCCCAAGGGGCACATCGAGCCGGACGAATCCCAGCACGCCACCGCCGAGCGCGAGGTATGGGAGGAGACCGGCATCGCCGGTGAAGTCATCGGCGACCTGGGCACCATCGACTACTGGTTTGTCTCGGAGGGCATCCGCATCCACAAGACCGTGCACCACCACCTGCTGCGCTACGTGGACGGCGACCTCAACGACGAAGACCCAGAAGTCACCGAGGTGCACTGGCTGCCGGTCAACCAGCTCATGGAGCGCCTGGCCTACGCCGACGAACGCCGCCTCGCCCGCCAGGCCTTCGATTCTCTGCCGGATTACGCCCGCGCTGAGGCCGTGGCAGGGAGGTTCACTCCCCGCTGA
- the trxB gene encoding thioredoxin-disulfide reductase yields MAEPFLNATGFLNNKNDSRDGADSADSADRGDTGSSVHDVIIVGSGPAGYTAAIYAARAELKPIVFEGIEYGGLLMQTTEVENFPGFHEGIMGPALMEEMRSQAERFGADLRQEDVERLDLTGDIKKVWVYGEEYQAKTVILATGAAPRYLNVPGEQEMLGRGVSACATCDGFFFKDKKIAVIGGGDSAMEEADFLTKFGETVTVIHRREEFRASAIMVERAKANPKINFIMNAKVVEVKGDAAVSALVVEDTVTGETTEVPMDAMFVAIGHDPRTEVFKDQVEVHDNGYVKVEEPSTRTSLPGVFAAGDVVDSHYQQAITAAGSGCRAALDAEAYLASFSDSWEPTRK; encoded by the coding sequence ATGGCTGAACCGTTCCTCAACGCAACTGGCTTCCTGAACAACAAGAACGACTCTCGCGACGGCGCCGATTCCGCTGACTCCGCTGATCGTGGCGATACCGGTAGCTCTGTTCACGACGTCATCATCGTCGGTTCCGGACCCGCCGGGTACACCGCTGCGATCTATGCGGCGCGCGCGGAACTCAAGCCCATTGTCTTCGAAGGAATCGAGTACGGCGGACTGCTCATGCAGACCACCGAGGTGGAGAACTTCCCTGGGTTCCACGAGGGAATCATGGGCCCTGCGCTCATGGAGGAAATGCGCTCCCAGGCCGAACGCTTCGGCGCTGACCTGCGCCAGGAAGACGTTGAGCGGCTGGACCTGACCGGGGATATCAAGAAGGTATGGGTCTACGGCGAGGAATACCAGGCCAAGACCGTGATCCTGGCCACCGGTGCTGCGCCGCGCTACCTCAACGTGCCCGGTGAGCAGGAAATGCTCGGCCGAGGCGTATCCGCCTGCGCAACGTGCGACGGCTTCTTCTTCAAGGATAAGAAGATCGCCGTCATCGGAGGTGGCGATTCCGCCATGGAAGAGGCCGACTTCCTCACCAAGTTCGGCGAGACCGTGACGGTCATCCACCGCCGCGAGGAGTTCCGCGCATCAGCCATCATGGTGGAGCGGGCGAAGGCCAACCCGAAGATCAACTTCATTATGAACGCGAAGGTCGTTGAGGTGAAGGGCGATGCCGCCGTGAGCGCACTGGTTGTCGAAGACACCGTGACGGGCGAGACCACCGAGGTTCCGATGGACGCCATGTTCGTGGCCATCGGTCACGACCCACGTACGGAAGTATTCAAGGACCAGGTGGAAGTCCACGACAACGGCTACGTGAAGGTCGAGGAGCCCAGCACCCGCACCAGCCTGCCGGGCGTGTTCGCTGCGGGCGACGTGGTGGATTCGCACTACCAGCAGGCCATTACCGCCGCCGGCTCCGGTTGTCGCGCTGCCCTGGATGCGGAGGCCTACCTGGCATCGTTCTCCGACTCATGGGAGCCGACCCGCAAGTAG
- a CDS encoding nitroreductase family protein: protein MSISVEEAIRRRRAVRVYENKPIPDDVLDKVVELALEAPSAFNAQMRDLVVVRDPKIKQKLYEDSGQKQYLSAPVVFIALGRTEILPEDAAEILPPALIERVEGFQRAKSPAALRESGLRDAMLMAGFLLLAAQGEGLSTSPTTGWDEEKVKAAIGMEGRDDRSVALVVAAGYGAESPQHPGRVQTRRVDDSY, encoded by the coding sequence ATGAGTATAAGTGTAGAAGAAGCCATCCGGCGACGCCGCGCAGTTCGAGTCTACGAGAACAAGCCCATCCCTGATGATGTTCTCGACAAAGTTGTCGAGCTAGCCCTCGAAGCACCAAGCGCGTTCAACGCCCAAATGCGGGATCTCGTCGTTGTCCGCGATCCCAAGATCAAGCAAAAGCTGTACGAAGATTCCGGCCAAAAACAGTATCTATCTGCCCCAGTAGTCTTCATTGCACTCGGGCGCACTGAGATCCTCCCTGAGGATGCAGCTGAGATCCTTCCGCCAGCGCTCATCGAGCGCGTCGAAGGCTTCCAACGGGCCAAGAGCCCCGCAGCTCTACGTGAATCCGGTCTTCGCGACGCGATGCTGATGGCTGGTTTCCTGCTTCTCGCGGCACAAGGTGAAGGCTTATCGACCTCCCCAACCACGGGTTGGGACGAGGAAAAGGTCAAGGCGGCCATCGGTATGGAAGGTCGGGATGATCGTTCCGTCGCCCTTGTGGTGGCAGCTGGGTATGGCGCAGAGAGCCCACAGCACCCCGGACGCGTTCAGACGCGGCGTGTGGACGATTCCTACTAG
- a CDS encoding CCA tRNA nucleotidyltransferase, with product MLAAAWQTLRGLDDQLLPLATAFAQAGHSIYLVGGSVRDALLDRLSHDLDFTTDARPEQIVEIITPLAETVWDTGIEYGTVSAMVHGMILEITTFRADSYDGQSRNPEVTFGDSLDGDLIRRDFRANAIALELSPTGEHEFRDPLNGLHDVVAGVLDTPDAPEISFRDDPLRMLRACRFVSQLEFAVAPRVQQAMVEMSDQITRITVERVAVELNKMMLGVAPWEGLDLMVRTGLADHVLPELPALKLTQDEHRQHKDVYWHSLKVLRNAVELEAQRGLEPNLELRWAALMHDIGKPATRAFTDSGAVTFYQHDVVGAKMTRKRLRKLKFSKQHVQDISQLVFLHMRFHGYSMDQGSGPRQDAPRGDGSKPAGESTWTDSAVRRYVNDAGSLLPLLHVLVRADCTTRNKRKAQRLQQTYDQLEERIAYLQEQEDLAAVRPDLDGNEIMTILDLPPGPQVGKAWSFLKELRLDRGPLDRDEAVAELKKWWAEQQSGAGADAKTNTQKEDGHQ from the coding sequence ATGCTGGCCGCAGCGTGGCAGACCCTCCGCGGACTGGACGATCAACTGCTGCCGCTAGCCACCGCCTTCGCGCAGGCCGGGCATTCCATCTATCTCGTCGGTGGCTCGGTCCGTGATGCCTTGCTGGACCGCCTGTCGCACGATCTCGACTTCACCACCGATGCCCGCCCGGAGCAGATCGTGGAGATCATCACTCCCCTGGCGGAGACGGTATGGGACACCGGCATTGAGTACGGCACGGTCTCGGCCATGGTGCACGGCATGATCCTGGAGATCACGACCTTCCGTGCCGATTCTTACGATGGCCAATCCCGCAACCCGGAGGTTACCTTCGGCGACAGCCTCGATGGCGACCTCATCCGCCGCGACTTCCGCGCCAACGCCATCGCCCTGGAGCTCTCCCCCACCGGCGAGCACGAGTTCCGCGATCCGCTGAACGGGCTGCACGATGTCGTGGCTGGCGTGCTGGACACCCCGGATGCGCCGGAGATCAGTTTCCGCGACGACCCGCTGCGCATGCTTCGGGCCTGCCGGTTTGTCTCGCAGTTGGAGTTCGCGGTGGCTCCCCGCGTGCAGCAGGCCATGGTGGAGATGAGCGACCAGATCACCCGCATCACCGTGGAGCGCGTGGCCGTGGAGCTCAACAAAATGATGCTCGGCGTGGCCCCGTGGGAGGGCCTGGATCTCATGGTTCGCACCGGCTTGGCCGACCACGTGCTGCCGGAGCTGCCCGCCCTCAAGCTCACTCAGGATGAGCACCGGCAGCACAAGGACGTCTACTGGCACTCGCTGAAGGTGCTCCGCAACGCGGTGGAGTTGGAGGCGCAGCGCGGGCTGGAGCCCAACCTGGAATTGCGCTGGGCCGCCTTGATGCACGACATCGGCAAGCCCGCTACCAGGGCGTTTACCGATTCGGGCGCGGTGACGTTCTACCAGCACGACGTGGTGGGTGCGAAGATGACCCGCAAGCGCCTGCGGAAGTTGAAGTTTTCCAAGCAGCACGTTCAGGACATCAGCCAGCTGGTGTTCCTCCACATGCGCTTCCACGGTTATTCCATGGACCAGGGCAGCGGCCCGCGCCAGGACGCCCCGCGTGGTGATGGCTCGAAGCCCGCTGGAGAGTCCACGTGGACTGACTCGGCGGTCCGTCGTTATGTTAACGACGCCGGCAGCCTCCTCCCCCTCCTCCACGTCCTGGTGCGTGCGGATTGCACGACCCGGAATAAAAGGAAGGCACAGCGGCTGCAGCAGACGTACGATCAACTGGAAGAGCGCATCGCCTACCTGCAGGAACAGGAGGATCTGGCGGCCGTGCGCCCAGACCTGGATGGCAACGAGATCATGACGATCCTCGACCTGCCGCCGGGCCCGCAGGTGGGTAAGGCCTGGAGTTTCCTCAAGGAGCTGCGCCTCGACCGCGGTCCGCTGGATCGGGATGAGGCCGTGGCAGAGTTGAAGAAGTGGTGGGCTGAGCAGCAGTCCGGTGCTGGCGCGGACGCGAAGACGAATACGCAGAAGGAGGATGGGCACCAATGA
- a CDS encoding RNA polymerase sigma factor codes for MFNDMYAPKFPEHTDEELLRDHIAGVRGAFRELIHRHHRKLWWAIKRADVPREHHMDVFQEGLIRMHRFAANYNGTGRATVSTWITTIMRNAALTYMRKYGREAQPDEHEFTDRVRTVASPRGFREEATVERLDLHRCLRRLSPDLRAVITLTAYYGHSEQEVARQLGIPVGTVKSKKFRARAELQRHLGGVGEYQVAAAG; via the coding sequence ATGTTCAACGACATGTACGCACCGAAATTTCCGGAACACACCGACGAGGAACTGCTGCGAGACCACATCGCCGGAGTGCGCGGGGCGTTTCGCGAGCTCATTCACCGCCACCACCGGAAGCTGTGGTGGGCAATCAAACGCGCGGATGTGCCACGGGAGCATCACATGGATGTGTTCCAGGAGGGCCTGATCCGGATGCACCGCTTCGCCGCCAACTACAACGGCACCGGGCGGGCCACGGTATCCACGTGGATCACCACGATCATGCGCAACGCAGCGCTGACGTATATGCGCAAGTACGGCCGGGAGGCTCAGCCGGACGAGCACGAGTTCACCGACCGGGTGCGCACCGTGGCCTCACCCCGCGGGTTCCGAGAGGAGGCCACGGTGGAGCGGCTGGACTTGCACCGGTGCCTGCGGCGGCTCAGCCCGGATCTGCGGGCGGTCATCACACTCACGGCCTACTACGGACACTCCGAGCAAGAAGTAGCGCGGCAGTTGGGGATTCCGGTGGGAACGGTGAAATCGAAGAAGTTCCGCGCGCGGGCCGAGCTGCAACGCCACCTCGGCGGGGTAGGGGAATACCAGGTTGCTGCAGCCGGTTAA
- a CDS encoding murein biosynthesis integral membrane protein MurJ, with translation MDHREQDSQPTSGQRGRFHAPLPPAIVPSSSKTEPSGTTPPGSSQAASQDSGSALSHPQGTEQKAAQATADAPAGSQRESSATGATDATADAAPTQGKASAGADTDTKKHTAADSDDSAMLRTGGSMAIATLLSRITGFLRAVFISAALGGAVSSAFNTANTLPNLVTELVLGAVLTALVVPVLVRAEKEDADKGEAFIRRLLTITFSITIVVTIASVLLAPVLIRISLPEDGKVNIEMATAFSYLLLPQILFYAMFAVFMAVLNTKGIFKPGAWAPVANNIVTLAVMSLYFFVPEQSRLQPTDNVTFTNPHVMLLGLGTTLGVVIQAVIMLPYLKKANINLKPLWGLDDRLKAFGGMAVAIILYVAISQVGWNLNNRIAGNTWAVAPTIYMQAWQLLQMPYGVIGVTLLTAVMPRLSRNAADGDDKAVVRDLTVASKLTMMALVPVIVFYTCFGTLIATALFAYKNFSMDDATVLGWTVSFSAFTLIPYAIVLLHLRVFYAREEVWTPTFIIAGITITKLALAYTAPHIATEPRLVVVLLGAANGFGFLAGAIIGDRLLRRSLGSLQFRKVTKTVLWALGSSLLGALVAWRVDVLIHTYVFPDVANPYMLFRLLISGVIFLGVTGVVLLRAPLPEISLLLGVLSRVPGLAKVLPKPRPADVEEEKPYAPQQATSAQELAARESASMSGSMMGTALPPLSAGRVRGPRLVAGAPILEGRYRLLADHGGSSSARLWQGRDVSDGSIVALTIMDPCAYVKAHAEPGEYINPNGARVRKAKDDILRRSAKLKDLDEPGMAKVRRVIDYGTLVLIVSDWMQGSPLTTVAESAPDPLAAGYAVASLADAAAAAHDAETCLGLDHRDRLRVTTQGTAVVAFPGVLPNNSTRQDTHGIAVALGLLLEHVPFEDVPDALTNAYRTIKDLNSSDTDAVDLRKVAKQLRSIATGELSVAEDDTPDPSSRAGFGAERNRPRNLVMAGGLAFVTVVLLAALIAGLVSILGGNRNDSPLSTNSLRQGAESIVDGDPAPVALSNARAWMPVNGKGTEDNPSMVPLVLDGNPATRWESDVYVNQLGPGPNSLKEGVGILIDLPQDTRIHSVALQGLTPGTTMQLRTSTGDPTTLNDTTLLDTVSVTAPDMTVELDPTRRDTPSTTQQVPSANPASPSDAVTVTVEPQPGASASADPGSNPNNDPKGPGRPKGNRLLLWITGLPMPNAASISDISVQGTWPGMNAEDQPEGSELSTASSP, from the coding sequence GTGGATCATAGAGAACAGGACTCCCAGCCGACGTCGGGACAGCGCGGTCGCTTTCACGCGCCACTGCCGCCGGCGATCGTGCCCTCCAGTTCCAAAACTGAGCCTTCGGGTACCACTCCGCCCGGCTCGTCGCAGGCTGCTTCACAGGACTCTGGTTCGGCCCTGAGCCATCCGCAGGGCACCGAGCAGAAGGCAGCGCAGGCGACCGCAGACGCGCCAGCAGGCTCACAGAGGGAAAGCAGCGCTACTGGCGCCACCGATGCCACGGCAGACGCTGCTCCAACCCAGGGCAAAGCTTCCGCCGGTGCCGATACGGATACGAAAAAACACACCGCCGCGGATTCTGATGACAGTGCTATGCTCCGCACCGGCGGATCCATGGCCATTGCGACACTGCTGAGCCGTATTACCGGCTTCTTGCGCGCGGTCTTTATTTCCGCCGCGCTCGGTGGCGCTGTGTCTTCTGCCTTTAACACGGCGAATACGCTGCCGAACCTAGTCACCGAATTGGTGCTCGGCGCCGTTCTTACCGCACTTGTCGTGCCCGTGTTGGTGCGCGCGGAAAAGGAAGACGCAGATAAAGGCGAGGCCTTTATTCGAAGATTGCTGACAATTACCTTCAGCATCACCATTGTGGTGACCATTGCCTCCGTTCTTCTAGCACCAGTTCTGATCCGAATAAGCCTGCCGGAAGACGGCAAAGTCAATATCGAAATGGCCACGGCCTTTTCGTACCTGCTGTTACCGCAGATCCTGTTCTACGCCATGTTTGCCGTGTTCATGGCGGTGCTCAACACTAAAGGCATATTCAAGCCCGGCGCGTGGGCCCCGGTGGCCAATAACATTGTCACGTTGGCCGTGATGAGCCTGTATTTCTTCGTTCCCGAACAATCGCGCCTGCAGCCCACGGATAATGTGACATTTACTAATCCCCATGTGATGTTGCTGGGCTTGGGTACGACGTTGGGCGTGGTTATTCAGGCCGTTATTATGCTGCCTTATCTCAAAAAGGCAAACATTAATCTTAAACCTTTGTGGGGCCTGGATGATCGCCTTAAGGCTTTCGGCGGAATGGCCGTGGCGATTATTCTTTATGTCGCCATTTCCCAGGTCGGTTGGAACCTGAATAACCGCATCGCCGGTAATACTTGGGCCGTTGCGCCGACGATTTATATGCAGGCGTGGCAATTGCTGCAAATGCCGTATGGCGTGATTGGCGTGACGTTGCTGACCGCCGTCATGCCCCGCCTATCCAGGAATGCCGCAGACGGCGACGACAAAGCGGTGGTGCGCGACCTGACGGTGGCGTCGAAACTAACGATGATGGCACTGGTGCCGGTCATCGTGTTCTACACCTGCTTCGGCACCCTCATCGCCACAGCACTGTTTGCGTACAAGAACTTCAGTATGGACGACGCCACAGTGCTCGGTTGGACCGTGTCGTTCTCGGCCTTCACGCTGATTCCCTACGCCATCGTGCTGCTGCACCTCCGCGTGTTCTACGCGCGCGAGGAAGTGTGGACTCCGACCTTCATCATCGCGGGCATCACCATCACCAAACTGGCGCTGGCCTACACGGCACCACACATCGCCACCGAACCGCGACTCGTGGTGGTGCTGCTAGGTGCCGCCAACGGCTTCGGCTTCCTCGCCGGTGCAATCATTGGCGACCGGCTGCTGCGCCGATCGCTGGGCAGCCTGCAGTTCCGCAAGGTTACGAAGACGGTGCTGTGGGCGCTGGGCTCCTCACTACTCGGCGCGCTCGTGGCCTGGCGGGTGGATGTGCTCATTCACACTTACGTGTTTCCCGACGTGGCGAACCCGTACATGCTCTTCCGCCTGCTGATCTCCGGCGTGATCTTCCTCGGCGTGACCGGCGTGGTGCTGCTGCGCGCCCCGCTGCCCGAGATCTCGCTGCTGCTCGGCGTGCTCTCCCGCGTGCCGGGCCTGGCGAAGGTGCTGCCGAAGCCGCGCCCCGCCGACGTGGAGGAGGAGAAGCCCTACGCGCCGCAGCAGGCCACCTCCGCCCAGGAGCTGGCTGCACGCGAATCCGCCAGCATGTCCGGTTCCATGATGGGCACGGCCCTGCCGCCGCTGTCTGCCGGCCGGGTACGCGGACCGCGCCTCGTGGCCGGTGCACCGATCCTGGAAGGTCGCTACCGCCTGCTCGCGGACCACGGCGGCTCCAGCAGCGCTCGGCTGTGGCAGGGTCGCGACGTCTCCGACGGCTCGATTGTCGCCCTGACGATCATGGACCCGTGCGCCTACGTCAAGGCCCACGCGGAGCCGGGGGAGTACATCAACCCCAACGGCGCGCGCGTGCGCAAGGCCAAGGACGACATCCTGCGCCGCTCCGCCAAGCTCAAGGACCTCGACGAGCCGGGCATGGCGAAGGTCCGCCGCGTCATCGACTACGGCACCCTCGTGCTGATCGTCTCCGATTGGATGCAGGGGTCCCCGCTGACCACGGTGGCAGAATCCGCTCCTGATCCCTTGGCCGCTGGCTATGCGGTGGCTTCCCTCGCCGACGCCGCCGCAGCCGCCCACGACGCTGAGACGTGTTTGGGACTGGACCACCGCGATCGCCTCCGTGTGACCACCCAAGGCACCGCCGTGGTGGCATTCCCCGGTGTGCTCCCCAACAACAGCACCCGGCAGGACACCCACGGCATCGCCGTGGCGCTGGGCCTACTGCTGGAACACGTTCCCTTCGAGGACGTGCCGGACGCACTGACGAATGCCTACCGCACAATCAAGGACCTCAACTCCTCGGACACCGACGCGGTGGACCTGCGCAAGGTCGCCAAGCAGCTGCGCAGCATCGCCACCGGCGAGCTCAGCGTGGCCGAGGATGACACCCCGGATCCCTCCAGCCGCGCCGGCTTCGGTGCCGAGCGCAACCGCCCCCGCAACCTCGTCATGGCCGGTGGTTTGGCGTTCGTGACCGTCGTGCTGCTGGCGGCTCTCATTGCCGGCCTGGTGAGCATCCTGGGCGGCAACCGCAACGATTCGCCGCTGTCGACGAACTCGCTGCGCCAGGGCGCTGAATCCATCGTCGACGGCGACCCAGCCCCCGTTGCCCTGTCCAACGCGCGGGCGTGGATGCCCGTCAACGGCAAGGGGACCGAAGATAATCCCAGCATGGTGCCGCTCGTCCTCGACGGCAACCCGGCGACTCGCTGGGAGTCTGATGTGTACGTCAACCAGCTCGGTCCTGGGCCGAACTCCCTCAAGGAGGGCGTGGGTATCCTCATCGACCTGCCGCAGGACACACGGATCCACTCCGTTGCCCTGCAGGGCCTCACACCGGGCACCACGATGCAGCTGCGCACCTCTACAGGAGATCCGACGACGCTCAACGACACCACGCTGCTGGACACCGTCTCTGTGACGGCCCCGGACATGACGGTCGAGCTAGATCCCACTCGCCGGGATACGCCATCGACGACGCAACAGGTGCCCAGTGCGAACCCTGCATCGCCCTCGGATGCGGTGACCGTGACAGTCGAGCCCCAACCGGGTGCCAGCGCAAGCGCCGATCCGGGCAGCAACCCGAATAACGACCCGAAGGGGCCGGGTCGGCCCAAGGGCAACCGGTTGCTCCTGTGGATCACTGGATTGCCGATGCCGAATGCGGCGTCGATCAGCGACATCTCCGTGCAAGGCACCTGGCCTGGGATGAACGCGGAGGATCAGCCGGAGGGTTCGGAGTTATCCACAGCCTCGTCGCCGTAG
- a CDS encoding N-acetylmuramoyl-L-alanine amidase, which produces MERLLLQVGDRSPRVAEVRGTLARLGKLEGYSGDATGSSSQRWQPEDEIFDEHLAQALRAFQQQRGIIADGTITPGTLRALREASYKLGARVLSLQSNQFVGDDVSQLQTQLHDLGFYTNRVDGHFGPKTHAAVVNYQMNYGLNSDGVVGPDTLRALSYLGRRITGGSPQSIREQEQIRSAGPQLSGKRVVIDPGLGGSDKGYIVKGPYGDISEEEILWDLAGRVEGRMIAAGMETILSRPRSANPSNQDRANIANAFGADVVISLRTDIYPNEKANGAATFYFGSLTGYSSVVGEKLSGFIQREIVARTPLQNCYNHGQTSDILRLTSMPTVQVVPGYLTSPKDVGILTDPAMRDTIAEAIVVAVKRLYLLDDDVHATGTFSFSELLRAESPDA; this is translated from the coding sequence GTGGAACGTTTGCTTCTCCAGGTTGGCGACCGTAGCCCACGCGTCGCCGAGGTGCGTGGCACCCTGGCTCGCCTGGGAAAGCTGGAGGGCTACTCTGGTGACGCAACGGGCTCATCCAGCCAACGCTGGCAGCCCGAAGACGAGATCTTCGACGAGCACCTGGCGCAGGCACTCCGGGCCTTCCAGCAGCAGCGTGGAATCATCGCAGACGGCACCATCACACCGGGCACCCTGCGGGCCCTGCGCGAAGCCTCCTACAAACTCGGAGCCCGCGTACTCAGCCTGCAGAGCAACCAGTTCGTGGGCGATGACGTATCCCAGTTGCAAACGCAATTGCACGATCTGGGTTTCTACACCAATCGCGTGGACGGGCACTTTGGGCCGAAGACGCACGCAGCCGTGGTGAATTACCAAATGAACTATGGCCTGAATTCGGACGGAGTGGTCGGCCCGGACACGCTCCGCGCGTTGTCCTACTTGGGGCGTCGGATTACGGGTGGCTCCCCGCAGTCGATCCGGGAACAGGAGCAGATTCGCTCTGCGGGCCCGCAGCTCTCCGGCAAGCGCGTGGTCATCGATCCGGGCCTGGGAGGTTCGGACAAGGGCTACATCGTGAAGGGGCCGTACGGGGACATCTCCGAGGAAGAGATCCTCTGGGACCTCGCAGGCCGCGTGGAGGGGCGCATGATCGCCGCCGGCATGGAGACGATCCTCTCCCGGCCGCGGTCTGCCAACCCGTCCAACCAGGACCGAGCTAACATCGCCAACGCTTTCGGCGCCGATGTGGTCATTTCCCTGCGCACGGACATTTACCCCAACGAGAAGGCCAACGGCGCGGCGACGTTCTACTTCGGTTCCCTGACCGGTTACTCATCCGTGGTGGGCGAGAAGCTGTCTGGATTCATTCAGCGCGAGATCGTGGCCCGCACACCGTTGCAGAATTGCTACAACCACGGACAAACCTCGGACATTCTGCGCCTCACGAGCATGCCGACCGTTCAGGTTGTTCCCGGGTACCTCACGAGCCCCAAGGACGTGGGCATCCTCACCGATCCTGCGATGCGTGACACTATCGCAGAAGCAATTGTTGTGGCCGTCAAGCGTTTGTACCTGCTTGATGACGATGTGCACGCCACTGGCACGTTCTCATTTAGTGAGCTTCTGCGCGCGGAATCGCCGGACGCCTAG
- the trxA gene encoding thioredoxin yields the protein MADIINITQASFKQQVVESDVPVLVDFWAEWCGPCLRMSPILDQLAEELGETARIAKVNIEEERMLAAMFQVMSIPALMVFHNGEKVAEFSGVQSKETLKQKLESYA from the coding sequence ATGGCTGACATCATCAACATCACCCAGGCATCCTTCAAGCAGCAGGTTGTGGAATCGGACGTCCCCGTCCTCGTGGACTTCTGGGCCGAGTGGTGCGGCCCCTGCCTGCGCATGTCTCCCATACTGGATCAACTGGCCGAGGAACTGGGTGAGACGGCCCGCATCGCCAAGGTAAACATCGAAGAGGAGCGGATGCTCGCCGCGATGTTCCAGGTCATGTCCATCCCTGCGCTGATGGTGTTCCACAACGGTGAAAAAGTTGCTGAATTCAGCGGTGTCCAGTCTAAGGAAACCCTGAAGCAGAAGCTTGAATCCTACGCCTAA